Proteins encoded together in one Deinococcus hopiensis KR-140 window:
- a CDS encoding fimbrial assembly protein, translated as MVEINLLPQQERRSNQPDGWRYGMYALLPLTAVAILIPEVLVGNQLRALHREQDSLNGDIAALTPLKQEYDSLMAQQRSLESVTGVARQLRDSKTYWTNDVAAFSAQLPRSNGVAITSLNMKSLEPTALATLQQNGIYAGKNVVREIALTGTALSQQSVVNFLKAYENSPSFGVNFQGLQRDTTASRYTFTASVGLVNTAANPGTAPGTTPAGTTPAGTTSSGTTGAAAPAPQASAPGGTNVR; from the coding sequence ATGGTTGAGATCAACCTGCTGCCGCAGCAGGAGCGCCGCAGCAACCAGCCGGACGGCTGGCGCTACGGGATGTACGCGCTGCTGCCCCTGACAGCGGTGGCCATCCTGATTCCCGAGGTGCTGGTGGGCAACCAGCTGCGGGCGCTGCACCGCGAGCAAGACAGCCTGAACGGCGACATCGCCGCCCTGACGCCCCTCAAACAGGAATACGACAGCCTGATGGCCCAGCAACGCTCGCTGGAGTCCGTGACGGGGGTGGCCCGGCAGCTGCGGGACAGCAAGACGTACTGGACCAACGACGTGGCCGCCTTCTCGGCCCAGCTGCCCCGCAGCAATGGCGTGGCGATCACGAGCCTGAACATGAAGTCGCTGGAACCTACGGCGCTCGCCACACTGCAGCAAAACGGCATCTATGCTGGCAAGAACGTGGTGCGTGAGATCGCGCTGACGGGCACCGCCCTGAGCCAGCAGTCGGTGGTGAACTTCCTGAAGGCCTACGAGAACAGCCCCAGCTTCGGAGTCAACTTCCAGGGCCTGCAGCGCGATACCACGGCGAGCCGCTACACCTTCACCGCGTCGGTAGGCCTGGTCAACACAGCCGCCAATCCCGGGACAGCTCCAGGAACAACACCGGCAGGAACAACACCGGCCGGAACGACGTCCAGCGGCACCACGGGCGCGGCCGCACCGGCACCCCAGGCGAGCGCGCCGGGAGGCACCAATGTCCGCTAG
- a CDS encoding TROVE domain-containing protein: MARTGTMLHFLAFADALGGWGRLTRRGVAKVYETLPVDRLAVWAVKYKARDGWTQRDALRLAHPKTDDVTRNAVLKFMASGTLDNSALEGATDTALHVIEGHLLALKAGGDLEAAGLMREYGLPTEAVPTHVPGPEVYRAAMNTHGLNWLLRNLGNLGRVGVLSVNDRQVTKAVVERLTDPAALKRGRIHPLDALKARLVYSQGHGVKGTGEWVPVRRWWTRWKTPFTPPSAVCVRRARVTCSRSMCRAA; encoded by the coding sequence GTGGCGCGCACGGGCACGATGCTGCACTTCCTCGCGTTCGCGGACGCGCTGGGTGGCTGGGGTCGCCTGACCCGCCGGGGTGTAGCGAAGGTGTACGAGACCCTGCCCGTAGACCGCCTTGCCGTATGGGCCGTGAAGTACAAGGCCCGCGACGGCTGGACCCAGCGCGACGCCCTGCGCCTCGCCCACCCGAAGACAGACGACGTCACGCGCAACGCGGTGCTGAAGTTCATGGCGAGCGGCACGCTGGACAATTCCGCTCTGGAAGGGGCGACGGACACCGCCCTGCACGTAATCGAGGGCCACCTGCTCGCGCTGAAGGCAGGCGGCGACCTGGAGGCGGCGGGACTGATGCGCGAATACGGCCTGCCCACCGAGGCAGTGCCCACCCACGTGCCCGGTCCTGAGGTCTACCGGGCCGCGATGAACACGCACGGCCTGAACTGGCTGCTGCGCAACCTCGGCAACCTGGGACGCGTGGGCGTGCTGAGCGTGAATGACCGTCAGGTGACGAAAGCCGTGGTGGAGCGCCTGACCGACCCGGCCGCCCTGAAGCGGGGCCGCATCCACCCGCTGGACGCGCTGAAAGCCCGCCTGGTGTACAGCCAAGGGCACGGCGTGAAGGGCACGGGCGAGTGGGTACCTGTGCGAAGGTGGTGGACGCGCTGGAAGACGCCTTTTACGCCGCCTTCGGCAGTGTGCGTCCGGCGGGCACGCGTCACCTGCTCGCGCTCGATGTGTCGGGCAGCATGA
- a CDS encoding PAS domain-containing sensor histidine kinase, with protein sequence MSLFDPGLSPLQDPLDFQALAEVMPQIVWTADPDGGLDYYNGPWFEYTGLTLEETQGWGWAPVLHPDDLQLCLDRWQHAVETGKAYEIEYRFLRAADNTYRWHLGRARPLRNGNGNIIKWIGTCTDIHDQKRALSESAEREQRFRSLVANVPGVVYRCACDADWTMVFISERVEELTGYPAQDFMAPGGRTFAGIIHPDDVERVEEEVNRAVQAGQNYELEYRLQHRSGDVRWVYERGGTAGFAAEGVPWLDGVMVDITARKGAEQERQALLEQVQAERTLLQEVLQQMPNAVWLAEVPSGRLLLGNEGIRQLWGHAFLPAAEIDGYVEYHGFYPDGRPVKPHEWPLARAIETGEVVTEEEIDVLRPDGTLRRASFSAAPIRGPDGRCVAAVVTGTDISERKRAEQAIRDLNNDLERRVERRTRALAESEAALRTFARQLELSNRELQDFAYVASHDLQEPLRKVQAFADRLKSRYAPALGDEGRDYLERMQSAAARMQLLINDLLTLSRVTTRAQPFVPVDLQEITRGVLSDLEVQIERQGAEVRVGALPVVAGDPTQLGQMLQNMIGNALKFRREGVLPVIEVGAEVDGETCRIAVKDNGLGFDEKYLDRIFTPFQRLHGRSAYEGTGMGLTICRKIAERHGGSVTARSLPGEGSTFVVSLPLNPPPSGGTIP encoded by the coding sequence ATGTCTTTGTTTGACCCTGGGCTTTCTCCATTGCAAGACCCCCTCGACTTCCAGGCCCTGGCCGAGGTGATGCCCCAGATCGTCTGGACGGCGGACCCTGACGGCGGGCTGGACTATTACAACGGTCCGTGGTTTGAGTACACCGGGCTGACCCTGGAGGAGACCCAGGGCTGGGGGTGGGCCCCGGTCCTGCACCCCGACGACCTGCAGCTCTGCCTGGACCGCTGGCAGCATGCCGTCGAGACGGGGAAGGCGTATGAGATCGAGTACCGGTTTCTCCGTGCCGCCGACAACACCTACCGCTGGCATCTGGGCCGGGCCCGTCCCCTGCGGAACGGAAACGGGAACATCATCAAGTGGATTGGCACCTGCACGGACATTCACGATCAGAAGCGCGCCCTCTCGGAGAGTGCCGAGCGCGAACAGCGTTTTCGCTCGCTGGTCGCCAACGTGCCGGGCGTGGTGTACCGCTGCGCATGCGACGCCGACTGGACCATGGTGTTTATTTCCGAGCGCGTCGAGGAACTGACCGGTTACCCCGCCCAGGACTTCATGGCTCCCGGCGGGCGGACCTTCGCGGGCATCATCCACCCCGACGACGTGGAGCGCGTGGAAGAAGAGGTGAACCGCGCCGTCCAGGCGGGGCAGAACTACGAGCTGGAATACCGCCTGCAGCACCGCTCGGGCGACGTCCGCTGGGTGTACGAGCGGGGCGGCACCGCCGGATTCGCCGCCGAGGGCGTACCGTGGCTGGACGGCGTGATGGTGGACATCACCGCCCGTAAAGGGGCCGAGCAGGAGCGGCAGGCCCTGCTGGAGCAGGTGCAGGCCGAACGGACCCTGCTGCAGGAGGTGCTGCAGCAGATGCCCAACGCCGTGTGGCTGGCCGAGGTGCCCTCGGGCCGTCTGCTGCTGGGCAACGAGGGTATTCGCCAGCTGTGGGGGCACGCTTTCTTGCCTGCCGCCGAGATCGACGGGTATGTGGAATACCATGGTTTTTATCCGGACGGGCGTCCTGTTAAGCCGCATGAGTGGCCGCTGGCCCGGGCCATCGAGACGGGCGAAGTCGTCACGGAGGAGGAAATCGACGTGCTGCGCCCCGACGGCACCCTGCGCCGCGCGTCATTCTCGGCCGCGCCGATTCGCGGGCCAGATGGGCGCTGCGTGGCGGCGGTAGTGACGGGCACCGACATCAGCGAACGCAAACGCGCCGAGCAGGCCATCCGTGATCTGAACAACGACCTGGAACGTCGGGTCGAACGCCGCACCCGGGCCCTGGCCGAGAGCGAGGCGGCCCTGCGGACGTTCGCCCGGCAGCTGGAGCTCAGCAACCGTGAGTTGCAGGACTTTGCCTACGTGGCCTCCCACGATCTTCAGGAGCCGCTGCGCAAGGTCCAGGCATTTGCCGACCGGCTCAAGTCCCGCTACGCGCCCGCGCTGGGCGACGAGGGCCGGGATTACCTGGAGCGCATGCAGTCGGCAGCGGCGCGGATGCAGCTGCTGATCAACGATCTGCTGACACTCTCTCGGGTGACCACCCGGGCGCAGCCCTTCGTGCCGGTGGACCTGCAGGAGATCACGCGGGGGGTGCTGTCGGATCTGGAAGTGCAGATTGAGCGCCAGGGGGCCGAGGTACGGGTGGGAGCGCTGCCCGTCGTCGCTGGAGACCCCACGCAACTCGGGCAGATGCTGCAGAACATGATCGGTAACGCGCTGAAGTTCCGCCGCGAGGGGGTGCTGCCCGTGATCGAGGTGGGGGCCGAGGTGGACGGGGAGACCTGCCGGATCGCGGTGAAGGACAATGGGCTGGGCTTCGACGAGAAGTACCTCGACCGTATTTTTACGCCGTTTCAGCGCCTGCATGGCCGCAGCGCCTATGAGGGCACGGGCATGGGACTGACGATCTGCCGCAAAATTGCGGAGCGGCACGGGGGGAGCGTGACCGCCCGTAGTCTGCCTGGAGAAGGGTCGACCTTTGTGGTCAGCCTGCCCCTGAACCCCCCACCATCCGGAGGAACGATCCCATGA
- the murF gene encoding UDP-N-acetylmuramoyl-tripeptide--D-alanyl-D-alanine ligase, translated as MLDPHGSLPFPATVHPEARPATRLTWDSREAGPDVAFVALPGEKMHGNRFVEAALAAGAPFVLTDLDVERAVRVPRHEGTGAREALFAWARHERANSSLVVGITGSVGKTTAKSYAAAALKAHFMPVYNTLPAIACFLIEFGRSGAPLVVEMGIDRAGEMAELVGLVRPDVGVVTSVGEAHLEQLGSVEGVAREKGGILLGSRGLVGAQAAPFYPGVDTYGFGEGVTFAGQGLDLTPERATFTFSGIHVTLPHASHVQAEAAVLALTLALEARVPLDEAAARLGQVQVPGGRYRVHPGRFTVIDDAYNASPLAVKAALDALSGFPGRRISVLGRMLELGEAERELHAEVGTQARAQADLTYGVGAFAPELGERAYATVPDLLADLLAEVRDGDVVLVKASRGISWTPEQRAQEGVGLDTVVASLLEKRSAVGT; from the coding sequence ATGCTCGACCCCCACGGCTCCCTGCCCTTTCCCGCCACCGTTCATCCGGAGGCCCGCCCCGCCACCCGCCTGACCTGGGATTCGCGTGAGGCGGGGCCCGATGTGGCTTTTGTGGCGCTGCCCGGCGAAAAGATGCACGGCAACCGCTTCGTGGAAGCGGCGCTCGCGGCGGGCGCGCCCTTCGTGCTCACCGATCTGGACGTGGAACGGGCGGTGCGGGTGCCCCGCCACGAGGGCACTGGCGCGCGTGAAGCGCTGTTCGCCTGGGCGCGGCATGAGCGGGCGAACAGTTCCCTGGTCGTGGGCATCACGGGCAGCGTGGGCAAGACGACCGCCAAGAGCTACGCGGCGGCAGCTCTGAAAGCCCACTTCATGCCGGTGTACAACACCCTGCCCGCCATCGCCTGCTTTCTGATCGAATTCGGGCGCAGCGGCGCTCCCCTCGTCGTGGAAATGGGCATCGACCGGGCAGGCGAGATGGCCGAACTGGTAGGCCTGGTGCGGCCCGACGTCGGCGTCGTCACCAGCGTGGGCGAGGCGCACCTGGAACAGCTCGGCAGCGTGGAGGGCGTGGCGCGAGAAAAGGGCGGAATCCTGCTGGGGAGCCGTGGCCTGGTGGGGGCGCAGGCCGCCCCCTTCTATCCCGGGGTGGACACCTACGGCTTTGGAGAGGGCGTCACCTTCGCGGGACAGGGGTTGGACCTCACGCCCGAGCGCGCCACCTTCACCTTCAGCGGCATCCACGTCACGCTCCCGCACGCCTCGCACGTGCAGGCGGAAGCGGCGGTGCTGGCCCTGACCCTCGCGCTGGAGGCCCGGGTGCCCCTGGACGAGGCGGCGGCGCGTCTGGGTCAGGTGCAGGTGCCGGGCGGCCGGTACCGGGTCCATCCGGGGCGCTTCACGGTGATCGACGACGCCTACAACGCCTCGCCATTGGCCGTGAAGGCGGCGCTGGACGCCCTCTCCGGTTTTCCAGGACGCCGCATCAGCGTGCTGGGCCGGATGCTGGAACTGGGCGAGGCCGAGCGTGAACTCCACGCGGAGGTGGGGACGCAGGCGCGTGCGCAAGCAGACCTGACCTACGGGGTCGGGGCCTTCGCCCCCGAACTCGGGGAACGGGCGTACGCCACGGTGCCGGACCTGCTTGCAGACCTGCTTGCGGAGGTGCGTGACGGAGACGTGGTGCTCGTCAAAGCCAGCCGGGGCATCTCGTGGACGCCGGAACAACGGGCCCAGGAGGGCGTGGGGCTGGACACGGTGGTGGCGTCGCTGCTGGAGAAGCGGTCAGCGGTGGGAACTTAG
- a CDS encoding PAS domain S-box protein — MTRLPSPEFPARSALPGFELLSRVAGPSPEPTLLLGARGNVLFANAAVTAVTGHAPGALVGRAAGEFTHGQDWPGLVSAFRGVQPGQTQPLPAFRVRRADGPWRWVTGRLTHLLDDPGVGALLLALTPVPGPWDDGEAVLGQLAELLAGTQGVEEMVSAMLTTGLQRLGAVAGVVRLLDAQGDGLQLVRRSGVLGGQEGGSPGEDAGGDQVWRTGEATFRCGWAAVPLLLGGVPRGRLELTFGADQAFGPQDRAFLQRTATLYAASLERGLLHDELQRQQAWLSAIGRNSSDIVTVLDGQAVIRYESGSIQRILGYSSDELLGQHVFELIHPGDHGGVSQALAKLVAGASTISATLRFRHRDGHWVWLESLGSVFAHPQYGPSVLVNSRDVTVRQEAQAAREEFVGALELSGRNFRRLADHATDMVCQYTLEGDVEYVSPSASDLLGYSAEELLGPYPLRFVYEEDLDMFRGGFEQLCDPEAQTQRLEYRLRRKDGSPVWVETTFRSILDPASGQVTAWISASRDIEARKQAELQLKAQLERYHHLLEFNVSLEQLRHPLDLTREALNRCLALTEYDSAYAFDCRGDEILLSLLGGEAPSLSLAQIEANRTLPFAHRVQRALERSEAYFSVPGEAGPGLWASFCVLPITQQGTLTGILTFGADRPVQPSAQTQQLLRSVAARLGHALERHEHLQLLGTSREETLRALGLALEYRDYETKGHTDRVVALSERLGQTLGLAAPELDALRWGAFLHDTGKVAIPDEILLKPGRLTPEEWAVIRRHPTIGFEMLHHIPSLPPATLDIVLYHQERWNGSGYPAGLAGEAIPLVARVFAVVDVYDALTSERPYKPAWSHEAAAEQLRREAGSLLDRDVVEAFLSLFRAEGVLSGEGETGETALPGTNGARGVV; from the coding sequence ATGACGCGACTTCCAAGCCCCGAATTTCCCGCCCGCTCGGCCCTACCGGGGTTTGAGCTGCTGAGCCGTGTGGCAGGCCCTTCGCCCGAACCGACCCTGCTGCTCGGTGCGCGGGGCAACGTCCTGTTTGCCAACGCGGCCGTAACGGCGGTGACGGGCCACGCGCCGGGAGCCCTGGTGGGAAGGGCGGCGGGCGAGTTCACGCACGGACAAGACTGGCCTGGCCTGGTTTCCGCCTTCCGCGGGGTGCAGCCGGGACAGACCCAGCCGCTTCCAGCCTTTCGGGTTCGGCGTGCAGACGGCCCGTGGCGGTGGGTCACGGGCCGCCTGACCCACCTGCTGGACGATCCGGGCGTCGGGGCGCTCCTGCTTGCCCTCACTCCCGTTCCCGGTCCCTGGGACGATGGCGAGGCCGTGCTGGGGCAACTCGCCGAACTGCTGGCCGGAACGCAGGGCGTCGAGGAGATGGTGTCCGCCATGCTGACCACCGGCCTGCAGCGGCTGGGAGCGGTGGCGGGCGTCGTCCGCCTGCTGGACGCGCAGGGAGACGGTCTGCAACTGGTCCGCCGCAGCGGTGTCCTGGGAGGGCAGGAGGGCGGCTCGCCCGGCGAGGACGCAGGCGGGGATCAGGTGTGGAGAACGGGGGAGGCCACCTTTCGTTGTGGGTGGGCCGCTGTGCCCCTGTTGCTGGGCGGGGTGCCCAGGGGACGCTTGGAGCTGACGTTCGGAGCAGACCAGGCCTTTGGCCCGCAGGATCGTGCGTTTCTTCAGCGGACGGCCACCCTGTACGCGGCCTCGCTGGAACGTGGCCTGCTGCACGACGAGCTGCAGCGCCAGCAGGCCTGGCTGAGCGCCATCGGGCGCAACAGTTCGGACATTGTGACCGTACTCGACGGCCAGGCGGTCATCCGCTATGAGAGCGGCTCCATTCAGCGGATTCTGGGGTATTCGTCGGACGAGCTGCTGGGCCAGCACGTCTTTGAGCTGATTCATCCGGGCGACCACGGGGGAGTCAGCCAGGCCTTGGCGAAACTGGTGGCGGGGGCCAGCACCATCTCGGCCACCTTGCGGTTCCGGCACCGGGACGGTCACTGGGTCTGGCTGGAGAGCCTGGGCTCGGTCTTCGCGCATCCCCAGTATGGTCCCAGCGTGCTGGTCAATTCCCGGGACGTGACGGTGCGTCAGGAGGCCCAGGCGGCCCGAGAAGAGTTCGTGGGGGCCCTCGAACTCAGTGGGCGCAACTTCCGGCGGCTGGCGGACCACGCGACGGACATGGTCTGCCAGTACACCCTGGAGGGTGACGTCGAATACGTCTCGCCCTCCGCGTCGGACCTGCTGGGGTACAGCGCGGAGGAACTCCTGGGCCCCTACCCCCTGCGCTTCGTGTACGAAGAGGATCTGGACATGTTTCGGGGTGGCTTCGAGCAACTGTGCGACCCGGAGGCACAAACCCAACGGCTGGAGTACCGCCTGCGCCGCAAGGACGGATCGCCCGTGTGGGTAGAGACCACCTTCCGGTCCATCCTCGATCCCGCAAGCGGGCAGGTCACGGCCTGGATCAGCGCGTCCCGCGACATCGAGGCGCGCAAGCAGGCCGAGTTGCAACTCAAGGCGCAGCTCGAACGGTACCACCACCTGCTGGAATTCAACGTGTCGCTCGAACAGCTGCGTCATCCGCTGGACCTGACGCGCGAGGCCCTGAACCGTTGTCTGGCCCTTACCGAATACGACTCGGCCTACGCCTTCGACTGCCGGGGGGACGAGATTCTGCTGAGCCTGCTGGGTGGGGAGGCCCCGTCCCTGTCGCTGGCACAGATTGAAGCCAACCGCACCTTGCCCTTTGCCCACCGGGTTCAGCGGGCGCTGGAACGTTCCGAGGCCTATTTCAGCGTACCGGGTGAGGCGGGGCCCGGCCTATGGGCCTCCTTTTGCGTTCTGCCCATCACGCAGCAGGGCACGCTGACCGGCATCCTGACCTTTGGTGCCGACCGCCCGGTGCAGCCCAGCGCCCAGACCCAGCAGCTGCTCCGGAGCGTCGCTGCGCGCCTCGGGCATGCGCTTGAACGGCACGAACACCTGCAACTGCTGGGAACCTCCCGGGAAGAGACGCTCCGGGCGCTGGGACTGGCGCTGGAGTACCGCGACTACGAGACCAAGGGCCACACCGACCGCGTGGTGGCCCTCAGCGAGCGCCTGGGCCAGACCCTCGGCCTCGCTGCTCCCGAACTCGACGCCCTGCGCTGGGGGGCTTTCCTGCACGACACCGGCAAGGTTGCCATTCCCGACGAAATTCTGCTCAAGCCGGGCAGGCTCACCCCCGAGGAGTGGGCCGTGATCCGCCGTCATCCGACCATCGGCTTCGAGATGCTGCACCACATTCCCTCGTTGCCCCCCGCCACCCTCGACATCGTGCTTTACCACCAGGAGCGCTGGAACGGCAGCGGGTATCCGGCGGGACTGGCGGGCGAGGCCATTCCGCTGGTGGCCCGGGTCTTCGCGGTGGTGGACGTTTACGACGCCCTCACCAGCGAGCGGCCCTACAAGCCAGCCTGGTCCCACGAGGCGGCGGCCGAGCAGCTGCGGCGTGAGGCGGGAAGCCTGCTCGACCGGGACGTCGTGGAGGCCTTCCTGAGCCTCTTCAGAGCGGAAGGCGTGCTGAGCGGAGAGGGTGAGACGGGGGAGACGGCGCTGCCGGGGACGAACGGGGCCCGGGGCGTTGTGTGA
- the pilM gene encoding type IV pilus assembly protein PilM, whose translation MSSMLQRLFNSRPSAIGVEIGTSTIKVVALRPGAPPILQHAVMAPTPIGSMRDGLVIEPQAVANELRGLLAQHGITARYAVTAVPNQSAVTRNIMVPRMDRKDLQEAIKWEAERYLPYPIDEVNLDFDLQDDPSTIPEDGQMEAVIAASPSEAVARQVEVLRLAGLEPTVVDLKSFSALRALRGNLLGKHLTKQTLIGNNYTEANEIALVLEMGASSSVISLVRGDRILMIRNISVAADDFTTALQKAFDLDFSAAEEVKLNYATATTPSDAGTTDHGQVNLSQTREQYSPARVFEVIRPVLGDLVTEVRRSLDFYRVQSGDVVIDRTYIAGGGAKLRGLAPAISNQLGFRVEVGSPWLTVQTEGANVDTGYLQSNAPEFTVPLGLALRGVLHG comes from the coding sequence ATGTCGAGCATGCTACAACGCCTCTTTAATTCACGACCGAGTGCCATCGGCGTGGAGATCGGCACCAGCACCATCAAGGTGGTGGCGCTGCGCCCCGGTGCGCCGCCGATTCTCCAGCACGCGGTGATGGCCCCGACGCCCATCGGGAGTATGCGCGACGGGCTGGTGATCGAGCCGCAGGCTGTGGCCAACGAGCTGCGCGGCCTGCTGGCGCAGCACGGCATCACCGCCCGCTACGCGGTGACGGCGGTGCCCAACCAGTCGGCCGTGACGCGCAACATCATGGTGCCGCGCATGGACCGCAAGGACCTGCAGGAAGCCATCAAGTGGGAGGCCGAACGGTACCTGCCCTATCCCATCGATGAGGTGAACCTGGACTTCGACCTGCAGGACGATCCCAGCACCATCCCTGAAGACGGGCAGATGGAAGCCGTGATCGCCGCCTCGCCCAGCGAGGCGGTGGCGCGGCAGGTCGAGGTGTTGCGGCTGGCAGGCCTCGAGCCCACCGTCGTGGACCTCAAGAGCTTTTCCGCGTTGCGGGCCCTGCGCGGCAACCTGCTGGGCAAGCACCTCACCAAGCAGACCCTGATCGGCAACAACTACACCGAGGCCAACGAGATCGCGCTGGTGCTGGAGATGGGGGCGAGCAGCAGCGTGATCAGCCTCGTTCGTGGCGACCGCATCCTGATGATCCGCAACATCAGCGTCGCGGCCGACGACTTCACCACAGCGCTGCAAAAGGCCTTTGACCTGGATTTCAGCGCCGCCGAGGAAGTCAAGCTCAACTACGCCACCGCCACCACACCCAGCGACGCCGGCACCACGGACCACGGGCAGGTGAACCTCAGCCAGACGCGCGAGCAGTACAGCCCCGCGCGCGTGTTCGAGGTGATTCGCCCGGTGCTGGGCGATCTGGTCACCGAGGTTCGCCGCTCGCTGGACTTCTACCGGGTCCAGAGCGGCGACGTGGTGATCGACCGGACCTACATCGCGGGCGGCGGCGCGAAACTGCGCGGCCTGGCCCCGGCCATCAGCAACCAGCTTGGCTTCCGGGTAGAGGTGGGCAGCCCCTGGCTGACGGTGCAAACCGAGGGGGCCAACGTGGACACCGGGTACCTGCAGTCCAACGCGCCGGAATTTACCGTACCTCTGGGCCTGGCCCTGCGAGGAGTCTTACATGGTTGA
- a CDS encoding sensor histidine kinase: protein MLLSPQRSTFLRTLAIAVAGLCLPLLWPGVLANLFRTAPFVAERHDAGWPAALVTLRVGSDLLIGLSYAAISSVLSYVVYRNRAALPFDWVVLAFGLFIVACGVTHLTHVLVRYIPVFWFDGYIRALTATVSVATALALPPLVPRISALLNAERTLREHQVRLEQINVAMTAAVTRAEFLAGLSDALQAAHDPREVAELALAQLGPVLEVDEIVAAQVEGGRARLWSSWGRVHPATLAMLSGEGSPLERTPMLRRAVESGQAQYTQQYGQGAGDLSLEGLPFAAALEPILEAGGRVVGTLGFTRAPGKPWQPGELELARRAAATIGLALERTRNAQALRESEARLNEAMRHAPLGELMVGAAGRLERINPAASRILGIEASGVLGLPLGEVLGPVEWNAGESADGEQPYVRPDGTALWLQIHTSVVRDREGHLQQLILQLQDMTERRRAHLELKQLSAQLERSNRELQEFASVASHDLQEPVRKVLAFGSRLQGLDGERLSEGGRQSLERMLAAAERMQRLIQDLLSLSRVSTRGQNFQLVPLDKLLAQVTEDLEDQVARTGGRIEHAPLPTVSADPTQLRQLLQNLVGNALKYHREGVAPRVQVTPVASAPGTVRLLVRDNGIGFAPEHAERIFQPFQRLHGRGQYEGTGIGLAICRRIVERHGGTLTATGVEGKGSTFELTLPLTPVRSEEGTA, encoded by the coding sequence ATGCTCTTGAGTCCTCAGCGTTCGACCTTCCTCCGAACCCTGGCCATCGCCGTTGCCGGGTTGTGCCTGCCCCTGCTGTGGCCCGGGGTGCTGGCAAATCTGTTTCGTACCGCTCCCTTCGTGGCCGAGCGTCACGACGCGGGTTGGCCGGCCGCACTGGTCACCCTGCGCGTGGGCTCGGACCTCCTGATTGGCCTCTCCTACGCCGCCATTTCCAGCGTCCTGAGCTACGTCGTCTACCGCAACCGCGCGGCCCTGCCCTTCGACTGGGTGGTGCTGGCCTTCGGGCTGTTCATCGTCGCTTGCGGAGTGACCCACCTGACGCACGTCCTGGTGCGTTACATCCCGGTGTTCTGGTTCGACGGCTATATCCGGGCACTGACCGCCACCGTTTCGGTGGCGACCGCCCTGGCGCTGCCGCCCCTGGTTCCCCGAATCTCAGCGCTGCTCAACGCCGAGCGGACGCTGCGTGAGCATCAGGTGCGGTTGGAACAGATCAACGTGGCCATGACGGCGGCGGTGACCCGCGCCGAATTTCTGGCGGGGCTGAGCGACGCCCTGCAGGCGGCCCATGACCCCCGTGAAGTGGCGGAGCTGGCCTTGGCCCAACTGGGCCCGGTGCTGGAGGTGGACGAAATCGTAGCGGCGCAGGTTGAAGGCGGGCGGGCCAGACTCTGGAGTTCGTGGGGCCGGGTGCACCCCGCTACGCTGGCGATGCTGTCGGGTGAGGGCTCCCCGCTGGAGCGCACGCCCATGTTGCGCCGGGCGGTGGAAAGCGGGCAGGCGCAGTACACCCAGCAGTATGGCCAGGGGGCCGGTGACCTGTCTCTCGAGGGCCTCCCCTTCGCGGCGGCATTGGAACCGATCCTGGAGGCGGGAGGGCGGGTGGTGGGAACCCTCGGCTTCACGCGTGCGCCCGGAAAGCCCTGGCAGCCGGGTGAGCTGGAACTGGCCCGCCGCGCGGCCGCCACCATCGGCCTCGCGCTGGAACGTACCCGGAACGCCCAGGCCCTGCGGGAGAGCGAGGCCCGGTTGAACGAGGCGATGCGGCATGCTCCGCTGGGCGAGCTGATGGTTGGGGCCGCTGGGCGTCTGGAGCGGATTAATCCTGCTGCCAGCCGCATCCTGGGGATTGAGGCATCGGGGGTGCTGGGTCTGCCCCTCGGCGAGGTGCTGGGGCCAGTGGAATGGAACGCCGGGGAGAGTGCCGATGGAGAGCAGCCCTATGTCCGCCCGGACGGCACAGCGCTTTGGTTGCAGATTCATACCTCGGTCGTCCGTGACAGAGAAGGACACCTGCAACAGCTGATCCTGCAACTTCAGGACATGACCGAGAGGCGCCGGGCCCACCTGGAGCTGAAGCAGCTTTCGGCGCAATTGGAACGCAGCAACCGTGAGTTGCAGGAGTTCGCCTCGGTGGCCTCGCACGACCTTCAGGAACCGGTGCGTAAGGTTCTGGCCTTCGGCAGCCGCCTGCAGGGCTTGGACGGGGAGCGGCTCAGCGAGGGAGGCCGTCAGTCGCTGGAACGCATGCTGGCGGCAGCGGAGCGGATGCAGCGCCTGATTCAGGACCTGCTGTCCCTCTCGCGGGTGTCCACGCGTGGGCAAAACTTCCAGCTGGTGCCGCTGGACAAGCTGCTGGCTCAGGTGACCGAGGACCTGGAAGACCAGGTGGCCCGCACAGGCGGCCGGATAGAACACGCGCCCCTGCCCACGGTGTCGGCAGATCCCACCCAGCTGCGGCAGCTGCTGCAAAACCTGGTGGGCAACGCCCTGAAATACCACCGCGAGGGTGTGGCGCCCCGCGTGCAGGTCACGCCGGTCGCGTCCGCCCCGGGCACGGTGCGCCTGCTCGTGCGCGACAACGGGATTGGCTTCGCGCCCGAGCACGCCGAGCGGATCTTTCAGCCGTTTCAGCGCCTGCATGGACGGGGCCAGTACGAGGGTACCGGAATCGGGCTGGCGATCTGCCGCCGGATTGTGGAACGGCACGGCGGTACCCTCACGGCCACGGGCGTGGAGGGCAAGGGCAGCACTTTTGAGCTGACCCTGCCGCTTACCCCCGTCCGTTCCGAGGAGGGGACAGCGTGA